In Haloarcula salinisoli, one genomic interval encodes:
- a CDS encoding DUF7286 family protein: MTGPRDDFLEDTRARIPFSLIALLLLVTSQSVVFVLATREDGNVDRDPQLAMERTEDATQTALASAVREATIKAGRAPVLEAAGTQYGDVLVPPGETRSSADSDAVFERYVKLLIYMEASERLPQTNQTIRGETRTNVSLDPVESPSDARAAIDSVTLYVGNMSYGEATSESVGYGNVKVALEGVSIRMTRDGDVLETGTREINTTVATPLFDLHNRTQEYERQLNMDFRDGAESAPNPEGLGDYTAMYAYPFAYTRAQAQSLGEPHARILSPRHLEVLANEGIYHTQRRVFGSDDRFSEQLLTRGWGRALAEDQRRGYETVNGTSTSVDRVMDSITDDRFRSGSNYIYEDIGTNAQALRDEPDWESIVRREDHLGTNHTLSLDEEAKTVYGNLTRDGGIDRAIDRVYEVEVGYDDDVEKEAIIGNANADFQSLEYRIVDVENIERVVDSDADTPKVDYYLIRVKFQGWFLDDNDNLHQIVYRANLTVHGESGPNTLVEQKGIDYDYESAPLTSWSDTNLQYNEAGSDIPKKAVVELLPGVSSFRTPREVESELESYIYSQTQDSNSVTSSQDLVEIIADDSATVQAAPEDREQLRGQVAADLREFTNDTGSVSTTVTRRELLSGTASNTDPFTDGHGESPLRNLSRQLGDRRWVYGVVDGPHYENAPEKVRAEVRKYFVDRLRRRLNETSRKHETAMSRLDERVERPSGTSLFSATTAAKPWLTSGPVDTTATYHPGVGTAVRRTVGPDLLEGTYITPNAAPNYMTFDTLDINTVPATESPSAGYYPAAYSSSQPYASPYEGHPYRSGVELRVAAEVLSAGKAADPLVSDPDWDGGSVSDLNASLAAQRDAIVAHAGTEAAQPFSGIEAGNVTRALSNELARYGSTERQVAVLARSDAALSEIAENTSERFDRPDALQYAYLDRSFQKHLASSIRFGIEDGVRGTGTGLSDGRVDGQTAWETRQLGRALRTELNENTLRIHEQRAEQAGDDLENTTTVAGADDWLESDLNAPLSNASELDPGYAETQWEVAPGGTPSGMLLPGVPGWHELRTNVWQFTLAGTYPRFTVTASAGTTQDAPAAEYVREDAKVSVEIDGSEHRLGRSTSISFESKVSIVAAVPGDRLGIGGKAGEKGHCSDSWDTVGSINDPSVLGGC; the protein is encoded by the coding sequence ATGACCGGGCCCAGAGACGATTTCCTCGAGGATACGCGGGCGCGAATCCCGTTTTCGCTCATCGCACTGCTGTTGCTGGTCACCTCACAATCGGTTGTGTTTGTTCTGGCCACTCGGGAGGACGGGAACGTCGACCGTGACCCACAGCTCGCTATGGAGCGGACCGAAGATGCGACCCAGACTGCCCTCGCGTCGGCTGTCAGAGAGGCGACGATCAAAGCTGGCAGAGCCCCAGTGCTCGAGGCCGCGGGTACACAGTATGGTGATGTACTCGTCCCACCCGGCGAAACTCGGTCATCGGCCGACTCGGATGCGGTGTTCGAGCGGTACGTGAAGCTGTTGATATATATGGAAGCCAGCGAGCGGCTGCCCCAGACCAACCAGACTATCAGAGGCGAGACCCGGACGAACGTCTCGCTGGACCCGGTCGAGTCTCCCAGCGACGCCCGAGCAGCCATCGACTCAGTCACACTGTACGTCGGGAATATGTCCTACGGTGAAGCCACCAGCGAGTCCGTCGGCTACGGCAACGTGAAGGTGGCACTCGAGGGCGTCTCCATCCGGATGACTCGCGACGGGGACGTCCTGGAAACAGGGACCCGAGAGATCAACACGACGGTGGCGACACCGCTGTTCGACCTCCACAACCGAACCCAGGAGTACGAGCGGCAGTTGAATATGGACTTCCGGGACGGGGCGGAATCCGCGCCGAACCCCGAGGGACTCGGGGATTACACGGCGATGTACGCGTACCCTTTCGCCTACACACGTGCACAGGCACAGTCACTCGGGGAACCACACGCCCGCATTCTCTCACCCCGTCATCTCGAAGTGCTCGCCAACGAGGGCATCTATCACACACAGCGGCGGGTGTTCGGGAGCGACGATAGATTCAGCGAACAGCTATTGACTCGCGGGTGGGGCCGGGCACTGGCCGAAGACCAGCGCCGCGGCTATGAAACGGTCAACGGGACCAGCACGAGCGTCGACCGAGTCATGGACAGTATCACCGACGACAGGTTCCGAAGCGGGTCGAACTACATCTACGAGGATATCGGGACGAACGCGCAGGCGTTGCGGGACGAGCCTGATTGGGAGTCCATCGTCCGGCGAGAGGACCACCTTGGGACGAACCACACACTGAGCCTCGACGAGGAAGCGAAAACGGTCTACGGGAACCTCACCCGGGACGGTGGCATAGATCGGGCTATCGACCGGGTGTACGAGGTTGAGGTCGGCTACGATGATGATGTTGAGAAAGAGGCAATCATTGGGAACGCGAATGCTGATTTCCAGTCTCTTGAATATAGGATCGTAGACGTTGAAAATATCGAACGAGTGGTGGATTCAGATGCCGACACACCAAAAGTCGACTACTATCTCATCAGAGTCAAGTTCCAAGGGTGGTTCCTCGACGATAACGACAACTTGCATCAGATCGTGTACAGAGCCAACCTGACAGTTCATGGAGAAAGTGGACCGAATACATTGGTCGAGCAGAAGGGTATAGACTACGATTACGAATCGGCTCCACTTACATCGTGGTCCGACACGAATCTCCAGTACAACGAGGCCGGCTCCGACATTCCGAAGAAAGCAGTCGTGGAACTCCTTCCAGGCGTCTCTAGCTTCAGGACACCCAGGGAGGTGGAATCAGAACTTGAGTCGTATATTTACTCACAGACCCAAGATAGCAACTCCGTCACTAGTTCCCAAGATCTGGTCGAAATTATCGCGGACGACTCCGCGACAGTACAGGCTGCGCCGGAAGATAGAGAGCAACTCCGCGGACAGGTCGCTGCTGATTTGCGCGAGTTCACGAATGACACGGGGAGCGTCTCGACGACAGTCACCCGCAGAGAGCTGCTGTCCGGCACAGCTTCGAACACCGACCCATTCACCGACGGGCACGGTGAGAGCCCGTTACGGAACCTCTCGAGACAGCTGGGCGACAGACGCTGGGTGTACGGCGTCGTCGACGGACCACACTACGAGAACGCGCCGGAGAAAGTTCGTGCCGAGGTGAGAAAGTATTTCGTGGACCGACTGCGGAGACGGTTAAACGAAACGAGCCGGAAGCACGAGACCGCGATGAGTCGGCTAGACGAGCGAGTCGAACGGCCCAGCGGCACCTCGCTTTTCAGCGCGACGACGGCTGCGAAACCGTGGCTGACCAGCGGACCAGTCGACACTACAGCGACGTATCATCCGGGAGTCGGAACGGCTGTCAGAAGAACTGTCGGTCCGGACCTGCTCGAAGGGACGTACATCACGCCAAACGCGGCGCCGAACTACATGACGTTCGATACGCTCGATATCAACACGGTTCCAGCGACCGAGTCGCCCTCCGCTGGATACTACCCGGCGGCGTACAGCAGTAGCCAGCCGTACGCGTCTCCGTACGAGGGGCATCCGTATCGCTCCGGAGTGGAGCTGCGAGTCGCAGCAGAGGTGCTCTCTGCGGGCAAAGCTGCGGACCCGCTCGTCAGCGATCCAGACTGGGACGGCGGGAGTGTCAGCGATCTCAACGCGTCTCTGGCGGCCCAGCGAGACGCGATTGTCGCCCACGCTGGGACCGAAGCGGCCCAGCCGTTTTCGGGCATCGAAGCCGGCAACGTCACGCGTGCACTGTCGAACGAGCTTGCAAGGTACGGGTCGACCGAGCGGCAAGTCGCCGTGCTAGCCCGAAGCGACGCGGCATTGTCCGAGATTGCCGAGAACACATCGGAGAGGTTCGACCGACCAGATGCGCTACAGTACGCGTACCTCGATAGGAGCTTCCAGAAGCATCTGGCGTCGTCGATACGGTTCGGTATCGAAGATGGGGTTCGGGGCACTGGGACCGGTCTGAGTGACGGTCGGGTGGATGGGCAGACCGCATGGGAAACGAGACAACTGGGGCGGGCACTTCGAACGGAACTGAACGAAAACACGCTCCGGATACACGAGCAGCGAGCCGAACAGGCAGGCGATGACCTTGAGAACACCACCACCGTCGCCGGGGCCGACGACTGGCTGGAGAGCGACCTCAACGCCCCCCTGTCCAACGCCAGCGAACTGGACCCCGGGTACGCCGAGACCCAGTGGGAGGTCGCACCCGGGGGAACGCCCAGCGGGATGTTACTGCCCGGCGTGCCAGGCTGGCACGAACTCAGAACCAACGTCTGGCAGTTCACTCTGGCGGGCACCTATCCCCGGTTCACCGTGACTGCGTCGGCCGGCACGACACAGGATGCACCCGCGGCGGAGTACGTCCGTGAAGATGCGAAGGTGTCGGTCGAAATCGACGGTAGTGAGCATCGGCTCGGGCGATCGACCAGTATCTCCTTCGAGTCGAAGGTCAGTATCGTCGCCGCTGTTCCGGGCGATCGGCTAGGAATCGGTGGGAAGGCGGGGGAGAAGGGTCACTGTAGCGACAGTTGGGATACTGTTGGTTCGATAAACGACCCAAGTGTCCTCGGCGGTTGTTAG
- a CDS encoding DUF7284 family protein, with translation MKEEDQLGGPARRERAISTAVDAVFALLILGIAVGLLTMGVSYGQTQDSDRESTRADHTAETLLSSTVTTEYSIQPVSTEPEFEAGNVGSETAYTRVVHGTPADLLADAAVTNARFDEPSLWDNTGQLTVTGQSYEDALAESVYVRMLPAESKFNMTAVWRPYENSSVLGTASAGDSPPSNKEVHSVTTTVPSGMEPVEPDASRDFDAWGDAIARSIVDGYFPERASNLSLEQRGLERELTVYRYKRFETFLENDVDLGDRTTNGGPLNRSTANSAEANDRLVDALGDRIATELANEYDDPSDVEAGVQASEVEITVRVWDE, from the coding sequence ATGAAAGAAGAGGACCAATTGGGGGGACCAGCCCGACGGGAACGCGCTATCAGTACCGCTGTCGATGCGGTGTTCGCCCTGCTGATACTCGGTATCGCTGTCGGTCTGCTCACAATGGGTGTCAGTTACGGCCAGACCCAGGACTCGGATCGAGAATCAACCCGGGCCGACCACACGGCCGAGACGCTTTTGAGCTCGACAGTGACGACGGAGTACTCTATTCAACCCGTCAGCACGGAACCGGAGTTCGAAGCGGGTAACGTGGGTAGTGAGACAGCCTACACTCGAGTCGTCCACGGGACGCCGGCTGATCTACTGGCAGACGCCGCCGTCACCAACGCGAGGTTCGACGAGCCGAGCCTGTGGGACAACACCGGACAGTTGACCGTGACGGGACAGTCATACGAGGACGCACTCGCCGAGTCGGTGTACGTGCGAATGCTTCCGGCCGAGTCGAAGTTCAACATGACGGCAGTCTGGCGACCGTACGAAAATTCCTCTGTCCTGGGGACAGCGTCGGCGGGCGATTCGCCTCCGTCGAACAAAGAGGTACACAGCGTGACGACCACAGTACCGAGCGGAATGGAGCCCGTCGAGCCGGACGCCTCGAGGGACTTCGACGCCTGGGGTGACGCTATCGCACGGTCCATCGTCGACGGGTACTTCCCGGAACGGGCGAGCAACCTCAGCCTCGAACAGCGCGGCCTGGAGCGGGAACTGACCGTCTACCGGTACAAGCGCTTCGAGACGTTCCTGGAGAACGACGTCGACCTCGGGGACCGGACGACAAACGGCGGCCCACTCAATCGGTCGACCGCGAACAGCGCCGAAGCCAACGACCGGTTGGTCGACGCGCTGGGGGACCGAATCGCGACTGAACTCGCAAACGAGTACGACGACCCCAGCGACGTCGAAGCGGGCGTCCAGGCCTCAGAGGTCGAAATTACCGTACGGGTGTGGGACGAATGA
- a CDS encoding DUF7285 family protein: MPRLTPTESGTAATVNSVSDRSIGGVSVLPSSPREETRGQTEPLAALLAVAILAVALSMYGGTVVDVVSSSSDREVGDQTLERVWEDMETDGAYNVSSKPLNKTIENESIPAGFNMVVQVETVASDGRKVVIKEARYAADRDSAVEGPPDGATTTERPISIRYAPGNVTTGRLRVSAWEA, encoded by the coding sequence ATGCCGCGGTTAACTCCGACGGAGAGTGGCACAGCGGCGACGGTAAACTCCGTGTCAGACAGGTCAATTGGGGGGGTGTCAGTGTTACCTTCGTCGCCGCGTGAGGAGACTCGCGGCCAGACAGAGCCGCTTGCAGCACTGTTAGCCGTCGCCATATTGGCGGTTGCACTAAGTATGTACGGGGGTACTGTCGTCGACGTGGTCTCGTCTTCCTCCGACCGTGAAGTCGGTGACCAGACGCTCGAACGGGTCTGGGAAGACATGGAGACCGACGGAGCCTACAACGTGTCGTCAAAGCCGCTCAACAAGACGATAGAGAACGAATCGATTCCGGCCGGGTTCAATATGGTGGTACAGGTAGAGACGGTGGCCTCCGACGGGAGGAAGGTAGTGATAAAAGAAGCGAGATACGCCGCGGACCGCGACTCGGCTGTCGAGGGTCCACCAGATGGAGCCACGACGACTGAACGACCAATCTCGATACGATACGCGCCCGGGAACGTCACCACGGGCCGTCTTCGAGTCAGCGCCTGGGAAGCGTGA
- a CDS encoding DUF7283 family protein produces the protein MDFEAPVDAWYVWVGVAIASVAFAGIALSLPSQPPPDAAEAANTVDEVSGSSYNASATYEHDADEVKIDVKRIGMRNEGGTEWASIAFGTMTPVRTHPNPEDGLNIVYGEDPESVFANPSAMQSYAETARDAAVNSDGEWHSGDGKLRVRQVNWGGVSVTFVAA, from the coding sequence ATGGATTTTGAAGCGCCAGTCGACGCGTGGTATGTGTGGGTTGGAGTCGCAATCGCGTCTGTCGCCTTCGCGGGCATCGCACTTTCGCTCCCGAGCCAACCCCCACCGGATGCAGCCGAGGCGGCAAATACCGTAGACGAGGTCAGCGGGAGTTCGTACAACGCATCGGCGACGTACGAGCATGACGCCGACGAGGTCAAAATCGACGTGAAACGAATCGGAATGCGAAACGAGGGTGGCACGGAATGGGCGAGTATCGCTTTCGGGACCATGACACCAGTACGGACCCATCCGAACCCAGAGGATGGGTTAAATATCGTCTATGGTGAGGACCCGGAATCGGTGTTTGCGAACCCGTCGGCGATGCAAAGCTACGCGGAGACGGCCCGCGATGCCGCGGTTAACTCCGACGGAGAGTGGCACAGCGGCGACGGTAAACTCCGTGTCAGACAGGTCAATTGGGGGGGTGTCAGTGTTACCTTCGTCGCCGCGTGA
- a CDS encoding DUF7311 family protein gives MPVRYVVAVVLTVAITGMLFAGIDHVDGQNSRNEMETEVSALDSAAVSLMEDEELPPPGQAGPKRFVTLTFPDGSLGYEAVTHFEITRVNEGNSRIEYQLESGGTHQRFVSAPIVDTDGDSQFELDSTGDGVEVVLTLEPDSNGDPVVYIQIA, from the coding sequence ATGCCTGTCAGATACGTTGTCGCGGTTGTACTCACGGTCGCAATTACGGGGATGCTGTTCGCCGGTATCGACCACGTCGACGGGCAGAACAGCCGGAACGAGATGGAGACTGAGGTATCTGCTCTCGATTCAGCAGCTGTTTCTCTCATGGAGGACGAGGAATTGCCACCACCTGGACAAGCGGGGCCCAAGCGGTTCGTGACACTCACATTTCCGGACGGATCGCTGGGGTACGAAGCCGTGACGCACTTCGAGATTACCCGTGTCAACGAAGGTAACAGCCGTATCGAATACCAGTTGGAGTCCGGCGGCACGCACCAGCGGTTCGTCTCCGCGCCTATCGTCGATACAGATGGTGACAGTCAGTTCGAACTAGATAGTACCGGAGACGGGGTAGAGGTCGTTTTGACTCTAGAGCCCGATTCGAACGGAGATCCGGTCGTATACATCCAAATCGCCTAA
- the meaB gene encoding methylmalonyl Co-A mutase-associated GTPase MeaB — MSDLVDDLLAGKHSALARVITKIENRSPGYREVVSALHEHTGHAEVIGVTGSPGAGKSTLVDKVAARLREDGHTVGVIAIDPSSPYSGGAVLGDRIRMASNAGDMDVFFRSMSARGTLGGLSTATTDAVTALDAFGKDYVIVETVGAGQNEVDIVRTADTVAVLVPPGSGDDVQMLKAGILEIGDVFVVNKADLDGADRTVQQLREMLQGRSTAGHHGASGTEMAEVAGTADEDTTAGDNWEPPIVETVANRGEGVDDFLGALDDHGDYLDRTGGREQQARDRFAAEIRTLLREDANGLLADELERQGGLDVHVDAVLARETDPYTVVDDVLAPLRECLSDR; from the coding sequence ATGAGCGACCTCGTGGACGATTTGCTCGCGGGCAAACACAGCGCGCTGGCACGGGTTATCACGAAGATAGAGAACCGCTCGCCGGGCTACCGCGAGGTCGTCTCCGCGCTGCACGAACACACCGGCCACGCCGAGGTCATCGGCGTCACCGGCAGCCCCGGGGCAGGGAAGTCGACGCTCGTGGACAAGGTCGCAGCCCGACTCCGCGAAGACGGCCACACCGTCGGCGTCATCGCCATCGACCCCTCCTCGCCGTACTCCGGTGGCGCGGTACTGGGCGACCGTATCCGGATGGCCTCCAACGCCGGCGATATGGACGTCTTCTTCCGCTCGATGTCGGCACGGGGGACGCTCGGTGGGCTCTCCACGGCGACCACCGACGCCGTCACTGCGCTCGACGCCTTCGGAAAGGACTACGTCATCGTCGAGACGGTCGGCGCCGGGCAAAACGAGGTCGACATCGTCCGCACTGCGGATACGGTCGCGGTACTCGTCCCGCCGGGCAGCGGCGACGACGTGCAGATGCTGAAAGCGGGTATCCTCGAAATCGGCGACGTATTCGTCGTCAACAAGGCCGACCTCGACGGCGCCGACCGGACCGTCCAGCAACTGCGCGAGATGCTCCAGGGTCGCTCGACGGCGGGCCACCACGGCGCGTCCGGAACAGAGATGGCCGAGGTCGCCGGGACCGCGGACGAGGACACGACGGCGGGAGACAACTGGGAGCCACCCATCGTCGAGACTGTCGCGAACCGGGGCGAGGGGGTCGATGACTTCCTCGGGGCACTCGACGACCACGGCGACTATCTGGACCGGACCGGCGGCCGCGAACAGCAGGCCCGGGACCGCTTTGCCGCCGAGATTCGGACGCTGCTACGCGAGGACGCCAACGGCCTGCTCGCCGACGAACTCGAGCGACAGGGCGGGCTAGACGTCCACGTCGACGCCGTCCTGGCACGCGAGACCGACCCCTACACCGTCGTCGACGATGTGCTGGCGCCGCTCCGGGAGTGCCTATCCGATCGCTGA
- a CDS encoding cobalamin B12-binding domain-containing protein, with amino-acid sequence MSVEHEQDERTIRCLVAKVGLDGHDRGAHVIARALRDAGFEVIYSGLHRSPDEVVQAAVQEDVDVVGISILSGAHKTLVPRILDGLREYDAFDDRLVLVGGIVPDDDQPELRELGVDEIFGPGASMAEMIQYIREQAPER; translated from the coding sequence ATGAGCGTCGAGCACGAGCAGGACGAGCGGACCATCCGCTGTCTGGTCGCGAAAGTCGGCCTGGACGGCCACGACCGCGGGGCCCACGTCATCGCCCGTGCGCTCCGGGACGCGGGCTTCGAGGTCATCTACTCCGGGCTCCACCGGTCGCCCGACGAGGTGGTACAGGCTGCCGTCCAGGAGGACGTCGACGTCGTCGGCATCTCCATCCTCTCGGGGGCCCACAAGACGCTGGTCCCCAGGATTCTCGACGGGCTCCGGGAGTACGACGCCTTCGACGACCGGCTGGTGCTCGTGGGCGGTATCGTTCCCGACGACGACCAGCCGGAGCTGCGAGAGCTGGGCGTCGACGAGATATTCGGCCCCGGCGCGTCGATGGCGGAGATGATACAGTACATCCGCGAGCAGGCCCCCGAACGATGA
- a CDS encoding PAS domain S-box protein, with the protein MTEDEIRVLHVDDDSELAELVATFLERTDDRFSVHVEPSPTAGFDYLMGNPVDCVISDHNMPGATGIEFLERVREQYPDLPFVLYTGKGSEEVASDAISAGVTDYLQKDSGPDHYAVLANRVSNVVDQARSRRAAKRTKIQLSAIVENITDAIVIIDATSTVRFANPAVERVFGYSPSELVDGPLTRLMPDRFREAHDAALDRYLRTGERTMDWQAVELTGQHRDGREIPISVSFSEFEQKGEPRFIGVITDGETDT; encoded by the coding sequence GTGACCGAGGACGAAATACGGGTACTCCATGTCGACGACGACAGCGAACTGGCCGAGCTAGTCGCGACGTTCCTCGAACGGACCGACGACCGGTTCTCGGTGCACGTCGAGCCCTCCCCGACGGCCGGCTTCGACTACCTCATGGGGAACCCCGTCGACTGCGTCATCTCCGACCACAATATGCCGGGCGCGACCGGCATCGAGTTCCTCGAACGGGTCCGGGAACAGTATCCCGACCTCCCGTTCGTTCTCTACACGGGCAAGGGGAGCGAGGAGGTCGCGAGCGACGCCATCAGCGCGGGTGTCACGGACTACCTCCAGAAGGACAGCGGGCCCGACCACTACGCCGTGCTGGCCAACCGGGTGTCCAACGTGGTCGACCAGGCGCGCAGCCGACGGGCGGCCAAACGGACGAAGATACAGCTCTCGGCCATCGTGGAGAACATCACGGACGCTATCGTCATCATCGACGCGACGAGTACGGTCAGGTTCGCGAACCCCGCTGTCGAGCGAGTCTTTGGCTACTCGCCGTCCGAGCTGGTCGATGGGCCCCTGACCAGACTGATGCCGGACCGGTTCCGCGAGGCCCACGACGCGGCGCTCGACCGCTACCTGCGGACCGGCGAGCGGACGATGGACTGGCAGGCGGTCGAACTGACCGGGCAACACCGCGACGGCAGGGAGATACCAATCTCGGTCTCGTTCAGCGAGTTCGAACAGAAGGGCGAGCCGCGATTTATTGGCGTCATCACCGACGGAGAGACCGACACGTAG
- a CDS encoding DUF7111 family protein, which produces MTATEATADGITARYTETEAERLLTFEGANGTAAIAQNVEGYAMLKVRPTADGDELERYYGFDMALDHAAELLGTSPNALPVPEAASDMGM; this is translated from the coding sequence ATGACAGCGACCGAAGCGACGGCCGACGGCATCACGGCCCGGTACACCGAGACCGAGGCGGAGCGACTACTCACCTTCGAAGGCGCCAACGGCACCGCCGCAATCGCCCAGAACGTCGAGGGCTACGCGATGCTGAAGGTCCGGCCGACCGCCGACGGGGACGAGCTCGAACGCTACTACGGGTTCGACATGGCGCTCGACCACGCCGCCGAATTGCTGGGCACGTCGCCGAACGCCCTACCCGTGCCCGAGGCGGCCAGCGACATGGGGATGTAA
- a CDS encoding HTTM domain-containing protein has product MTERLDAVQAAIARRLAIDRRALAAFRVALALVVLVDLARRLPDVRAFYTDAGVLPRSVLATLYPGYGAVSLHALSGGLVVQLALFALAGVAALALLVGYRTRLATVVSLVLLVSLQLRNPLVLNSGDVLLRRLLFWAAFLPLGSRWAVDSGERTNSSGATDRVVGLATAGLLAQVVVVYLTNAVVKFRADVWLRGDAVRYAFQLDHFTVLLGDVIAGWTPAVQFAAWLWLALLVCSPLLVVLTGRARAALVGAFAAIHAGMVVTMQLGVFPLVSLAGLVPLLPGWVWDRVEARVPVTRRLPRLPRTPLARRVPALTALARTLAALCLVALVVVNAVGLGVVGAPAGTPDQVTERSWDMFAPSPPRATWWVLAPANLTSGERVNAITGEPFDASRPPEVAEMHRNERWRKFFADAKREPQLRQSLARHLCTRWNRTHDSGMTDVQLWHMSERTDLDGPESVERERLGSYRCGAT; this is encoded by the coding sequence GTGACCGAACGCCTCGACGCAGTGCAGGCGGCCATCGCCCGGCGACTGGCCATCGACCGCCGGGCGCTCGCGGCGTTTCGCGTCGCCCTGGCGCTCGTCGTGCTCGTCGACCTCGCGCGACGCCTTCCGGACGTTCGGGCCTTCTACACCGACGCCGGCGTGCTCCCGCGGTCCGTACTCGCCACCCTGTATCCTGGCTATGGCGCCGTCTCGCTGCACGCCCTCTCCGGTGGGCTGGTCGTCCAGTTGGCCCTGTTCGCTCTCGCTGGTGTCGCCGCGCTGGCGCTGCTGGTCGGCTACCGGACGCGACTGGCAACCGTCGTCTCGCTCGTCTTGCTCGTCTCTCTTCAGCTCCGCAATCCGCTGGTCCTCAACAGCGGGGACGTGCTCCTTCGCCGCCTGCTGTTCTGGGCCGCGTTCCTCCCGCTGGGGAGCCGGTGGGCTGTCGATAGCGGTGAGCGCACCAACAGTTCCGGAGCCACCGACCGCGTCGTCGGCCTCGCAACCGCCGGGCTCCTCGCGCAGGTGGTCGTCGTCTATCTGACGAACGCGGTCGTGAAGTTCCGCGCCGACGTCTGGCTGCGGGGCGACGCGGTCAGATACGCCTTCCAGCTCGACCACTTCACCGTACTGCTGGGTGACGTTATCGCGGGCTGGACGCCCGCAGTACAGTTCGCGGCCTGGCTCTGGCTCGCCCTGCTGGTCTGCTCGCCACTGCTGGTCGTCCTGACCGGCCGCGCCAGGGCGGCGCTCGTGGGAGCCTTCGCTGCGATACACGCCGGGATGGTGGTGACAATGCAGCTTGGCGTCTTCCCGCTGGTGTCGCTTGCCGGACTGGTCCCGTTGCTCCCGGGGTGGGTCTGGGACCGCGTCGAGGCCCGGGTGCCTGTCACCAGACGGCTCCCGCGGCTCCCCCGGACCCCGCTCGCCAGACGGGTCCCGGCCCTGACCGCGCTCGCTCGAACGCTCGCCGCGCTCTGTCTCGTCGCGCTGGTCGTCGTCAATGCCGTCGGCCTGGGCGTGGTCGGCGCGCCGGCGGGGACACCGGACCAGGTCACGGAGCGCTCCTGGGATATGTTCGCACCGTCGCCGCCGCGTGCGACGTGGTGGGTCCTCGCGCCGGCGAACCTCACCTCGGGCGAGCGGGTCAACGCCATAACCGGCGAGCCCTTCGACGCGTCGCGGCCGCCGGAGGTCGCCGAGATGCACCGAAACGAGCGGTGGCGAAAGTTCTTCGCCGACGCGAAGCGGGAGCCCCAACTCCGTCAGTCGCTGGCCCGGCACCTCTGTACGCGCTGGAACCGGACCCACGACAGCGGGATGACGGACGTACAGCTGTGGCACATGTCCGAACGGACGGACCTCGACGGCCCGGAGTCTGTCGAGCGGGAGCGACTGGGCAGCTATCGCTGTGGAGCGACGTGA
- a CDS encoding PadR family transcriptional regulator, with product MAKWLQSGRRRDICILLAAAEDGELTGQRLKTRLESRYDTRIDPKSFYGALEAMVDSGFVAQRTDGIADKYSLTEAGEARLREQFEWMRESLGEA from the coding sequence ATGGCGAAGTGGCTCCAGAGCGGTCGACGACGCGACATCTGTATCCTGCTTGCGGCAGCCGAGGACGGCGAACTGACCGGCCAGCGGCTGAAGACGCGCCTCGAATCGCGCTACGATACGCGCATCGACCCCAAGAGCTTCTACGGGGCCCTGGAGGCGATGGTCGACAGCGGGTTCGTCGCCCAGCGGACCGACGGTATCGCCGACAAATACTCGCTGACCGAGGCCGGCGAGGCCCGGCTCCGCGAGCAGTTCGAGTGGATGCGCGAGAGCCTGGGCGAGGCGTGA